A window of Actinomadura viridis genomic DNA:
CCAGCGGGTTCCAGGACGTCGCGAACCACGAGATCCTCGGGGTCCCCAGTGTCGCCCTGTACGCCGTCGTGCTCTGCGTGCTCGCGTGGTACGTCCTGGAGCACACGCCCGTCGGACGCCGCGCGTTCGCGGTGGGGGCGAACCCGGACGCGTCCCGGCTGGCGGGGGTCAGGACCGTCCGGTACATCGCGGGCTCGTTCGTGGTGACCTCGCTGTTCGCCGCGATCGCCGGGGTGCTCGTCACGTCCAAGATCGGCAATGTGGCGCCCACGCTCGGCCCGGCCTACCTGCTGCCGAGCTTCGCCGCCTGCTTCCTGGGCACGACCCAGCTCAAGCAGGGCCGGTTCAACGTCGGGGGGACCGTCATCGCGCTGCTGCTGCTCGCGATCGGCGTGAAGGGCCTGCAACTCAACGGCAACCAGCTGTGGGTGACGGATCTGTTCAACGGTGCCGCGCTGCTCGCCGCGGTGAGTGCCGCGCTTCTGAGCGGCAGGCTCCGTCCCAAGCTCAGGCGGCGACGCCGGGCGGACCGGGCCGAGGCCGCGCGGGCGGGCTGACCCGTCCTGGCCTGGGCCGGCTACTCGCCGGTCCAGGCCGGGGCCCGCTTCTCGACGAATGCGCGGGCGCCCTCCAGGGCGTCGGCGGAGGCGAGTACCGGCTCGACCAGAGCGCGCTGGGCGGCGAACGCGTCGGCGTTCGTGTAGCCGGACGACATCGAGATGATCCGCTTGCTGGTGCGGACGGCGAGCGGTCCGCCCGCCGCCACCTTCGCCGCGAGCCCCCGCGCTCCCGCCAGGGCGTCCCCGGGCTCGGTGAGCAGGTTGACGACGCCGTGCGCATGGGCCGTCTCCGCCGTCAGCGGCTCCCCGGTCAGCGCCGCCTGCATGGCCATTTGGTAGGGGAGGACCTTGGGCAGCCGCAGAAGGCCGCCCGCCCCGGCGACCAGACCCCGCCTGACCTCGGGCAGGCCGAACTTCGCGTCGCGCGCGGCGACGACCATGTCGGCGGCCAGTACGAGCTCGAACCCGCCGGCGAGCGCCCAGCCCTCGACGGCGGCGATCAGTGGCTTGGCCGGCGGGCTCTCGGTGAGACCGCCGA
This region includes:
- a CDS encoding ABC transporter permease; this translates as MTSESPTLTTESTASPDGGGGPRETRLLRLVAARLQMARYSGLLLCAALIVFFSLQLPETFPTRATFVGIAGDQSVTLILALGLLVTLAVGQFDLSAAQNLGMSAMICGVLMVHHDVSPGVAVLVTLLIGLLVGVVNAIFVAVIGIDSLIATLGTSSVLLAVTGQVSDYQFVGPVPSGFQDVANHEILGVPSVALYAVVLCVLAWYVLEHTPVGRRAFAVGANPDASRLAGVRTVRYIAGSFVVTSLFAAIAGVLVTSKIGNVAPTLGPAYLLPSFAACFLGTTQLKQGRFNVGGTVIALLLLAIGVKGLQLNGNQLWVTDLFNGAALLAAVSAALLSGRLRPKLRRRRRADRAEAARAG
- a CDS encoding crotonase/enoyl-CoA hydratase family protein codes for the protein MSVTFECDGGTAVITIDRPEARNAVDLDVARGIAAAIDEFDARGDLAVAILTGAGGTFCAGLDLKAFTRGEIPIIPGRGFGGLTESPPAKPLIAAVEGWALAGGFELVLAADMVVAARDAKFGLPEVRRGLVAGAGGLLRLPKVLPYQMAMQAALTGEPLTAETAHAHGVVNLLTEPGDALAGARGLAAKVAAGGPLAVRTSKRIISMSSGYTNADAFAAQRALVEPVLASADALEGARAFVEKRAPAWTGE